One Solanum pennellii chromosome 10, SPENNV200 genomic region harbors:
- the LOC107001809 gene encoding 18.1 kDa class I heat shock protein-like: MSLVPLFNGRKNHSRHVQNSPPTTTITPQFQKNHNRSDSYDPTTTIMHQYKPNRGNEKDLYNYPPPTRNQDLHNLFNQLATTKFTHQFQTSRGQKDPYDPSHKFYLETPRSLIAPSLSFPHVTPFLAQFECNVTPEAYVFRANNLHGYKKEEVKVQVEDDRVLKISGEKKIVEKEYDNWHHFQKKVGKFSTVFNLPEDAGVDKVISTMEKEVLIVTIPKKGAVKKSHVRTVRIF; encoded by the coding sequence ATGTCTTTAGTACCTCTATTTAACGGTCGCAAAAACCATTCACGGCACGTACAAAATTCTCcgccaacaacaacaattacacCTCAATTCCAAAAGAATCATAATCGTTCTGATTCTTACGatccaacaacaacaataatgcATCAATATAAACCAAATCGAGGTAATGAGAAAGATCTTTATAATTATCCACCACCAACAAGAAATCAAGATCTACACAATCTTTTTAATCAACtagcaacaacaaaattcaCACATCAATTCCAAACAAGTCGAGGTCAGAAGGATCCTTATGATCCCTCTCATAAATTTTATCTCGAAACCCCTCGATCTCTCATAGCACCATCACTATCATTCCCACATGTTACTCCATTTTTAGCTCAATTTGAGTGTAATGTAACCCCAGAGGCATATGTTTTTAGAGCCAATAATTTGCATGGATATAAGAAAGAAGAAGTGAAGGTACAAGTAGAAGATGATAGAGTCTTAAAGATTAGTGGGGAGaaaaaaatagtagaaaaaGAATATGACAATTGGCATCATTTTCAGAAAAAAGTTGGCAAGTTTTCAACTGTTTTTAATTTGCCTGAGGATGCTGGGGTTGATAAAGTGATATCAACAATGGAGAAGGAAGTGCTTATTGTCACTATTCCTAAGAAGGGAGCGGTCAAGAAATCACACGTTAGAACAGTTCGAATATTCTGa
- the LOC107032301 gene encoding phosphatidylinositol:ceramide inositolphosphotransferase 1-like isoform X4: protein MSFYIGREASKIRKRICTESGIEINLLSEKWKYILGGLIFQYIHGFAARGVHYIHRPGRTLQDVGFFLLPWTFHPFIFKIKKIYTVLIWCRVLAFLAACQFLRIITFYSTQLPGPNYHCREGSKLATLPPPNSVLEVLLINFPWGMLYGCGDLIFSSHMIFSLIFVRTYHKYGARRFIKLCAWLAVIAQSFLIVASRKHYTVDVVVAWYTVNLVVFFVDKQLPELPDRTSAALILPLSKDSKAKEENHKFLNANSGDPAEWV from the exons ATGTCGTTTTACATTGGTCGAGAGGCTTCAAAG ATAAGGAAGAGGATTTGTACGGAGAGTGGAATAGAAATCAATCTTCTTTCAGAGAAATGGAAGTATATTCTTGGAGGTTTGATATTTCAG TACATACATGGATTTGCTGCTCGAGGGGTTCACTACATACATCGGCCTGGACGTACTCTTCAGGATGTCGGCTTCTTTCTTCTTCCG TGGACATTCCATCCtttcattttcaagatcaaaaagATCTATACAGTTCTGATATGGTGCAGGGTCTTGGCTTTCTTAGCT GCTTGTCAGTTCCTTCGGATCATCACATTCTACTCTACACAACTTCCTGGTCCAAATTATCACTGTCGTGAG GGATCAAAGCTTGCCACATTGCCTCCTCCAAATAGTGTTTTAGAAGTTTTGTTGATTAATT TTCCTTGGGGCATGCTTTACGGTTGTGGTGATCTGATATTTTCATCTCATATGATATTCTCTCTAATCTTTGTGCGGACATATCATAAATACGGGGCAAGAAG ATTTATAAAACTGTGTGCTTGGTTAGCTGTTATTGCTCAGAGCTTCTTGATTGTTGCATCTCGCAAACATTACACAGTGGACGTTGTTGTGGCATG GTACACTGTTAATCTAGTAGTGTTCTTTGTTGACAAACAGTTGCCAG AACTGCCTGACCGTACTAGTGCAGCGTTGATTCTACCACTGAGCAAAGATAGCAAGGCTAAGGAAGAGAATCACAAATTTCTGAATGCAAATTCTGGAGATCCTGCAGAATGGGTATAG
- the LOC107032301 gene encoding phosphatidylinositol:ceramide inositolphosphotransferase 1-like isoform X1, with protein sequence MSFYIGREASKIRKRICTESGIEINLLSEKWKYILGGLIFQYIHGFAARGVHYIHRPGRTLQDVGFFLLPELGQDKGYISETVFTTLFLSFVLWTFHPFIFKIKKIYTVLIWCRVLAFLAACQFLRIITFYSTQLPGPNYHCREGSKLATLPPPNSVLEVLLINFPWGMLYGCGDLIFSSHMIFSLIFVRTYHKYGARRFIKLCAWLAVIAQSFLIVASRKHYTVDVVVAWYTVNLVVFFVDKQLPELPDRTSAALILPLSKDSKAKEENHKFLNANSGDPAEWV encoded by the exons ATGTCGTTTTACATTGGTCGAGAGGCTTCAAAG ATAAGGAAGAGGATTTGTACGGAGAGTGGAATAGAAATCAATCTTCTTTCAGAGAAATGGAAGTATATTCTTGGAGGTTTGATATTTCAG TACATACATGGATTTGCTGCTCGAGGGGTTCACTACATACATCGGCCTGGACGTACTCTTCAGGATGTCGGCTTCTTTCTTCTTCCG GAGCTTGGGCAAGATAAAGGTTATATAAGTGAAACTGTTTTCACCACCCTCTTTCTGTCTTTTGTCTTG TGGACATTCCATCCtttcattttcaagatcaaaaagATCTATACAGTTCTGATATGGTGCAGGGTCTTGGCTTTCTTAGCT GCTTGTCAGTTCCTTCGGATCATCACATTCTACTCTACACAACTTCCTGGTCCAAATTATCACTGTCGTGAG GGATCAAAGCTTGCCACATTGCCTCCTCCAAATAGTGTTTTAGAAGTTTTGTTGATTAATT TTCCTTGGGGCATGCTTTACGGTTGTGGTGATCTGATATTTTCATCTCATATGATATTCTCTCTAATCTTTGTGCGGACATATCATAAATACGGGGCAAGAAG ATTTATAAAACTGTGTGCTTGGTTAGCTGTTATTGCTCAGAGCTTCTTGATTGTTGCATCTCGCAAACATTACACAGTGGACGTTGTTGTGGCATG GTACACTGTTAATCTAGTAGTGTTCTTTGTTGACAAACAGTTGCCAG AACTGCCTGACCGTACTAGTGCAGCGTTGATTCTACCACTGAGCAAAGATAGCAAGGCTAAGGAAGAGAATCACAAATTTCTGAATGCAAATTCTGGAGATCCTGCAGAATGGGTATAG
- the LOC107032301 gene encoding phosphatidylinositol:ceramide inositolphosphotransferase 1-like isoform X5 produces MSFYIGREASKYIHGFAARGVHYIHRPGRTLQDVGFFLLPELGQDKGYISETVFTTLFLSFVLWTFHPFIFKIKKIYTVLIWCRVLAFLAACQFLRIITFYSTQLPGPNYHCREGSKLATLPPPNSVLEVLLINFPWGMLYGCGDLIFSSHMIFSLIFVRTYHKYGARRFIKLCAWLAVIAQSFLIVASRKHYTVDVVVAWYTVNLVVFFVDKQLPELPDRTSAALILPLSKDSKAKEENHKFLNANSGDPAEWV; encoded by the exons ATGTCGTTTTACATTGGTCGAGAGGCTTCAAAG TACATACATGGATTTGCTGCTCGAGGGGTTCACTACATACATCGGCCTGGACGTACTCTTCAGGATGTCGGCTTCTTTCTTCTTCCG GAGCTTGGGCAAGATAAAGGTTATATAAGTGAAACTGTTTTCACCACCCTCTTTCTGTCTTTTGTCTTG TGGACATTCCATCCtttcattttcaagatcaaaaagATCTATACAGTTCTGATATGGTGCAGGGTCTTGGCTTTCTTAGCT GCTTGTCAGTTCCTTCGGATCATCACATTCTACTCTACACAACTTCCTGGTCCAAATTATCACTGTCGTGAG GGATCAAAGCTTGCCACATTGCCTCCTCCAAATAGTGTTTTAGAAGTTTTGTTGATTAATT TTCCTTGGGGCATGCTTTACGGTTGTGGTGATCTGATATTTTCATCTCATATGATATTCTCTCTAATCTTTGTGCGGACATATCATAAATACGGGGCAAGAAG ATTTATAAAACTGTGTGCTTGGTTAGCTGTTATTGCTCAGAGCTTCTTGATTGTTGCATCTCGCAAACATTACACAGTGGACGTTGTTGTGGCATG GTACACTGTTAATCTAGTAGTGTTCTTTGTTGACAAACAGTTGCCAG AACTGCCTGACCGTACTAGTGCAGCGTTGATTCTACCACTGAGCAAAGATAGCAAGGCTAAGGAAGAGAATCACAAATTTCTGAATGCAAATTCTGGAGATCCTGCAGAATGGGTATAG
- the LOC107032301 gene encoding phosphatidylinositol:ceramide inositolphosphotransferase 1-like isoform X2 — translation MEVYSWSTYMDLLLEGFTTYIGLDVLFRMSASFFFRLVLLVVGSLYLPSLGRCSLILFFFLSCSFKRKLQELGQDKGYISETVFTTLFLSFVLWTFHPFIFKIKKIYTVLIWCRVLAFLAACQFLRIITFYSTQLPGPNYHCREGSKLATLPPPNSVLEVLLINFPWGMLYGCGDLIFSSHMIFSLIFVRTYHKYGARRFIKLCAWLAVIAQSFLIVASRKHYTVDVVVAWYTVNLVVFFVDKQLPELPDRTSAALILPLSKDSKAKEENHKFLNANSGDPAEWV, via the exons ATGGAAGTATATTCTTGGAG TACATACATGGATTTGCTGCTCGAGGGGTTCACTACATACATCGGCCTGGACGTACTCTTCAGGATGTCGGCTTCTTTCTTCTTCCGGTTGGTTTTATTGGTTGTTGGTTCTCTTTATCTCCCCTCTCTAGGGAGATGCTCACTCAtactcttcttttttctttcttgttcttttaaACGAAAACTCCAGGAGCTTGGGCAAGATAAAGGTTATATAAGTGAAACTGTTTTCACCACCCTCTTTCTGTCTTTTGTCTTG TGGACATTCCATCCtttcattttcaagatcaaaaagATCTATACAGTTCTGATATGGTGCAGGGTCTTGGCTTTCTTAGCT GCTTGTCAGTTCCTTCGGATCATCACATTCTACTCTACACAACTTCCTGGTCCAAATTATCACTGTCGTGAG GGATCAAAGCTTGCCACATTGCCTCCTCCAAATAGTGTTTTAGAAGTTTTGTTGATTAATT TTCCTTGGGGCATGCTTTACGGTTGTGGTGATCTGATATTTTCATCTCATATGATATTCTCTCTAATCTTTGTGCGGACATATCATAAATACGGGGCAAGAAG ATTTATAAAACTGTGTGCTTGGTTAGCTGTTATTGCTCAGAGCTTCTTGATTGTTGCATCTCGCAAACATTACACAGTGGACGTTGTTGTGGCATG GTACACTGTTAATCTAGTAGTGTTCTTTGTTGACAAACAGTTGCCAG AACTGCCTGACCGTACTAGTGCAGCGTTGATTCTACCACTGAGCAAAGATAGCAAGGCTAAGGAAGAGAATCACAAATTTCTGAATGCAAATTCTGGAGATCCTGCAGAATGGGTATAG
- the LOC107032301 gene encoding phosphatidylinositol:ceramide inositolphosphotransferase 1-like isoform X3 has protein sequence MDLLLEGFTTYIGLDVLFRMSASFFFRLVLLVVGSLYLPSLGRCSLILFFFLSCSFKRKLQELGQDKGYISETVFTTLFLSFVLWTFHPFIFKIKKIYTVLIWCRVLAFLAACQFLRIITFYSTQLPGPNYHCREGSKLATLPPPNSVLEVLLINFPWGMLYGCGDLIFSSHMIFSLIFVRTYHKYGARRFIKLCAWLAVIAQSFLIVASRKHYTVDVVVAWYTVNLVVFFVDKQLPELPDRTSAALILPLSKDSKAKEENHKFLNANSGDPAEWV, from the exons ATGGATTTGCTGCTCGAGGGGTTCACTACATACATCGGCCTGGACGTACTCTTCAGGATGTCGGCTTCTTTCTTCTTCCGGTTGGTTTTATTGGTTGTTGGTTCTCTTTATCTCCCCTCTCTAGGGAGATGCTCACTCAtactcttcttttttctttcttgttcttttaaACGAAAACTCCAGGAGCTTGGGCAAGATAAAGGTTATATAAGTGAAACTGTTTTCACCACCCTCTTTCTGTCTTTTGTCTTG TGGACATTCCATCCtttcattttcaagatcaaaaagATCTATACAGTTCTGATATGGTGCAGGGTCTTGGCTTTCTTAGCT GCTTGTCAGTTCCTTCGGATCATCACATTCTACTCTACACAACTTCCTGGTCCAAATTATCACTGTCGTGAG GGATCAAAGCTTGCCACATTGCCTCCTCCAAATAGTGTTTTAGAAGTTTTGTTGATTAATT TTCCTTGGGGCATGCTTTACGGTTGTGGTGATCTGATATTTTCATCTCATATGATATTCTCTCTAATCTTTGTGCGGACATATCATAAATACGGGGCAAGAAG ATTTATAAAACTGTGTGCTTGGTTAGCTGTTATTGCTCAGAGCTTCTTGATTGTTGCATCTCGCAAACATTACACAGTGGACGTTGTTGTGGCATG GTACACTGTTAATCTAGTAGTGTTCTTTGTTGACAAACAGTTGCCAG AACTGCCTGACCGTACTAGTGCAGCGTTGATTCTACCACTGAGCAAAGATAGCAAGGCTAAGGAAGAGAATCACAAATTTCTGAATGCAAATTCTGGAGATCCTGCAGAATGGGTATAG
- the LOC107032417 gene encoding uncharacterized protein LOC107032417, protein MERLEVPQVELDCSGNSRRSSASVSFSDADKGSCYSQFCSTADGDDYSCPRGSESADSIGIEIGNDESKGYLGEIERDCRICHLGLVSCGNEYGVAIELGCSCKDDLAAAHKHCAETWFKIKGNKTCEICNSIARNVVGPTDIESAQQTTEINDLATYVVPAQVSSSSERRTCLNGHRFLNFLLACMVFAFVISWLFHFNIPS, encoded by the exons ATGGAAAGATTAGAGGTACCCCAGGTGGAGTTAGACTGCTCCGGTAACAGTCGCCGGAGCTCCGCTAGTGTCAGTTTTTCCGATGCCGACAAGGGTTCTTGTTATTCTCAGTTTTGTTCCACTGCTGATGGAGATGATTATAGCTGTCCACGTGGCAGTGAGTCTGCTGATTCAATTGGTATAGAAATTGGAAATGATGAAAGCAAGGGGTATTTAGGGGAAATTGAAAGAGATTGTAGGATTTGTCACTTGGGTTTGGTGAGCTGTGGAAATGAGTATGGGGTTGCTATTGAATTGGGATGTTCATGTAAAGATGATTTGGCTGCTGCACATAAGCATTGTGCTGAAACATGGTTCAAAATCAAGGGAAATAA GACTTGTGAAATCTGCAATTCAATTGCACGCAATGTTGTTGGGCCAACTGACATTGAATCAGCACAACAAACTACTGAAATAAATGATTTAGCTACATATGTAGTCCCTGCACAAGTATCTTCCTCTTCAGAGAGGCGAACTTGTTTGAATGGTCATCGATTCTTGAATTTCCTTTTAGCCTGTATGGTATTTGCCTTTGTCATCTCTTGGCTCTTCCACTTTAATATCCCCTCATAG
- the LOC107001709 gene encoding uncharacterized protein LOC107001709 produces the protein MTYIMRSCFILFFVSMVFLQGTTLGSFICEDLATNVCGFAISTSGKRCLLENSSGKDGKVEYQCKTSEVVVANMREHIETEECVDACGVDRNTVGISSDALLDSQFTSKLCSLDCYHHCANIIDLYFNLAAGEGVYLPDLCNKQRTNPHRAIIELSSNGGPIEDAPAPSPLSFLI, from the exons atgacttatattatgAGATCatgtttcattcttttctttgttaGCATGGTTTTTCTCCAAGGCACTACTCTAG GGAGTTTTATCTGTGAGGATTTGGCAACAAATGTGTGTGGATTTGCGATTTCGACATCAGGCAAACGGTGTTTGTTGGAAAATTCATCAGGTAAGGATGGGAAAGTGGAGTACCAATGCAAGACATCTGAGGTGGTTGTTGCAAACATGAGGGAACACATTGAGACAGAGGAATGTGTCGATGCTTGTGGCGTCGATAGAAACACTGTTGGAATCTCTTCTGATGCTCTGCTTGATTCACAATTTACCTCAAAACTTTGTTCCCTTGATTGTTACCATCATTGTGCCAACATAATAGACCTTTACTTCAACTTAGCTGCTGGTGAAG GTGTGTATTTGCCTGATTTATGCAACAAACAGAGGACGAACCCACATCGCGCCATAATTGAGTTATCGAGCAATGGAGGTCCAATCGAAGATGCTCCAGCTCCGTCCcctctttctttcttaatttga
- the LOC107002346 gene encoding fructose-1,6-bisphosphatase, chloroplastic-like, whose translation MAEALLGTKCSSSSSISHLSPNFHLFPTNIKRSQHLIHGNFSPNSRIRREAASLEGAKTAPAQIKKPKNRYEMVNLTTWLLQQEQAGNIDAELAIVLSSISLACKQIASLLQRSSIVNITGTQGTVNIQGEDQKKLDVISNELFCNCLRSSGRTGIIASEEEDVPVAVEETYSGNYIVVFDPIDGSANIDIALTTGSIFGIYGPDQQCLVDMDDDSTIDQAREKCIVSVCQPGSNLVAAGYCLYSSSVVYTLSVGNGVYAFTLDPAYGEFVLTHEDIKIPKAGRIYSFNEGNYDLWDEKLQSYLDHLKQPGPNGKPYSGRYIGCLVGEIHRMLLYGGIYGNPKNKSSKNGNLRLLYECAPMSYIIEQAGGKATDGNQRILEIMPEQIHQRTPIFIGSPEEIEKLEKYLA comes from the exons ATGGCTGAAGCTCTTCTTGGAACCAAATGCTCAAGTTCTTCTTCCATTTCTCATCTCTCTCCTAATTTCCATCTCTTCCCCACCAATATCAAGAGATCACAACATCTCATCCATGGAAATTTCAGTCCTAATTCAAGAATCCGCCGCGAAGCAGCGAGCTTGGAAGGAGCAAAAACAGCTCCAGCACAGATCAAGAAACCGAAAAACAGATATGAAATGGTAAACTTGACAACATGGTTGTTGCAGCAAGAACAAGCAGGCAACATAGATGCAGAATTAGCCATAGTTCTTTCGAGCATATCACTAGCCTGCAAGCAAATCGCATCGCTTTTACAAAGGTCTAGTATTGTAAACATTACTGGAACTCAAGGCACTGTTAATATCCAAGGTGAAGATCAGAAGAAACTTGATGTTATATCTAATGAG TTGTTCTGTAATTGTTTAAGATCAAGTGGGAGGACAGGGATTATAGCATCAGAGGAAGAAGACGTACCCGTGGCAGTTGAAGAAACTTATTCTGGAAATTATATTGTAGTGTTTGACCCCATTGATGGATCTGCTAACATTGATATTGCCTTAACCACTGGATCAATTTTTGGAATTTATGGTCCAGATCAGCAATGCCTTGTAGACATGGATGATGATTCCACG ATTGATCAAGCAAGGGAGAAGTGTATAGTCAGTGTTTGTCAGCCAGGGAGCAATTTAGTAGCAGCAGGATATTGTCTTTATTCAAGTTCAGTGGTCTACACACTCTCGGTAGGAAACGGAGTATATGCATTTACTTTAGACCCTGCATATGGAGAATTTGTTTTGACACATGAAGATATCAAAATACCCAAGGCTGGAAGGATCTATTCTTTTAATGAGGGAAACTATGATCTCTGGGATGAGAAATTGCAGAGTTATCTTGACCACTTAAAGCAACCAGGTCCTAATGGCAAGCCATACTCAGGCCGTTACATAGGTTGTCTCGTGGGTGAAATCCACAGAATGTTGTTGTATGGAGGGATATATGGAAATCCTAAGAACAAGAGCAGCAAAAATGGGAACTTGAGGCTATTGTACGAGTGTGCGCCCATGAGCTATATCATAGAACAAGCTGGTGGCAAAGCAACAGATGGCAACCAAAGGATACTGGAAATCATGCCTGAGCAg ATACATCAGCGAACGCCTATTTTTATTGGAAGCCCAGAAGAAATTGAGAAGCTGGAAAAGTACCTTGCCTGA